The genomic DNA ACATACCAGTGCTCAAGGAAAAGTAATGGAgacagaagagaaggaggatgtGTCACAAAAACGCACAGCTGTTGTAAAGGCAGAGGCGGAGGAGGATGTGACCTCCGGCCACACCTGCGGGGTGTGTGGTCGTAGCTTTCCTCTGCTCAGCTCTTTATCCCAACACATGAGAAGACACACCCGGGAGAAGCCGTACAAGTGTCCGTACTGTGAGCACAGGACGGCTCAGAAGGGCAGTCTGAAGGCCCACATTCGAAGCCATAAACTGGGTCTTTTCAGTCATCAAATCGGTGACAAGGAGGGGGATGGAGAACAAGGCCAGAAAGATACCGCTGTCATCAACACACCTGACAAAGGTCATACTGTCAATGGGAAGGTGAAGAAGAAAGGAGCCAAGAAAAAGGTTAAGGCTAAAGATGTCAGTGGTGATGGTGGGGCTGATGCTGGACCCTTCACTTGCACCATTTGTAGCCAGGTTTTCCCTCAGGTATTACTCCTTAAATCTCACATGAAAAGGCACCGCAACGCCCAGGATCATGGTTGCCGGATTTGTGGACGTCGCTTTCGCCAAGCATGGTTCCTCCAAAGTCACATGCGCATTCACCGGGTTAAAGCCCAGCTGCGGGGAGGCAAGAGCAATGATCTACCCGCAACCATCAATGGGGTTCCTCAGGACCCTGCATCACTGACAAATGAGGAGTGCCTCTATGAGCTATGTGCCGGCTGTGGTAACTTCTTCTATGATCGCAAGACCCTGCGAATACACGAACAGCTACATAAACTGAACCAGAGCCGCAGTCTGATACAAAACCCACTGCAAGAAGACCTCAAGGCCTCTGATTCTCACACTGCTAAGAGCCAGTTTTTGGAAAGCCTGAACCTCACATGTGCTGGACCTAAGGAAACCCCTGAGGAAAATAGCCTGGGTAGGCGAATTCCAGAGCTGGATCCTGTCTGTAGTTACCAGGCCTGGCAGTTAGCCACAAGGGGCCGACTAGTGGAGGCCACAGAGAAATGTTTGGGATGGGAGGAGAGACTTGCGGATGCTGAGGTGGCATATGACATGGAGAAGGGCGAGTATGTACCCCTaaagcaagagaagaagagaaagcagATTGACACCTCCATCTCCAGCgttaagaagaagaaaggcGATATCGGCTTTGATCAGACATCAAACAGCCTCGCTCATACTAAAGGTGGCGACAAGAAGATTATCCAGAAGGACCGCATTCTGTTGAACGGGCTTGGTCATGCGTTCTATGAGGCGCTACAGAGTAAGAAGGTCAAAGATGTTAGCTTCTCACCTAAACAGACCAGCACCATCAGGAACCAAGACTACGAGGGTAAGCCATGTATGCAACACTGTTTTATCCATGCAGAAGtcaaaaaatgaatcaaacttaatttatatagcacctttcatacagactagcgtaattcaaagtgctttacaattaACTGATGGACAAGTtgataagacagaacaagtgacacaattaaaaataaatacataaataaatcataataatattaataataagaataatacaaatttaaaaaaggaataaaaaaacaaagaacaatttaaaggcacaaattgagaccaatgcacgcaacagaaaataaaaatgataaaaatgattaaaaatatacataaaataagtaaaaataaataattaaatagataaaaataataagtaaaataaaagagaatacgAGAAagggttttttaaaagttagagtaaaaaactaagttaaaatagattaaaaagacaaaagaaaagtaaaatagaagatgaagtttaataaaagctggactaaagCTAGGTTaagaaagagatttaaaaaaaaacaagaattgaTAACAAGATACAattatataatgataataataaaatagtgtaaaataaagtatacaaaaaaataaatacatttaaaacatcaaaaataagcacaataaaataaaaaaaaagctaactattaaattattaatcagccaggctgaacaggtaggttttgagtttccttttaaaaatttCCACACCAAAAAATAGTTCATAGTCCTTTGAAACAGATCAGTCAACAAATCTGGCGGGTGCTGAAGAAATTTATTTTGGGTTGAATTTATCAACCTTCTTGTTTAAATCAAAAATCATTTTTGGGCTCCACCAAAACGGACCAaaagtctctctgtgtcattgcTGCAAGTTAAACTTACCAGGTCAGCAGTATGGAAATTAAAAACTAGCTGGGTGGATAAAACAAAGGTGGATAAAAGTTTCATATTATAATGTGGAAAAGGGAGACCTCTGGTGATTTTATAATGGAATTACAGCGTATGTAATCAATACACCacatactttttttatttaaaaaaaaaaaaaaaaattatcctTGGGAAATATTTCATTGgctacaactcattcacacatagTAATATGAAGTAACTGATTTTAAACAAAGGTTGTAGTGGTTTTACAGGGCTCAACATTTTAGCAAAATGACCAAATCTGGATGATTTGCACACTAGCATATATTTTGTAAGAGATGCAGGTGTTCTTTTGTTAATtactgattaaataaatatttctgtGGAACAGGAAAACAGCTTATGTGCTAGATCAACACAAGATAAACGGATCAAGTAAACAAGCAATTAATTAGCTTTCGCAATTAATTAGCTTTCATTAGACATACTTGCGTTGCAAAATTAGCGGTACTGATACTTTTTGGAACAAGAAGATATTGTTTGGATTGAGACTGGAAATTAACTGCATGGTAATTAAGCGCAGCAAATGCAGTTCAACAAATCATGCAAATACACTATAAATTAATgtagacacacagaggaggcaACATTCAAATCATTCAAAATCTGCCACCACTTGAAGTATTGAGCTAATGCCAGAAATGCAACAGTGATTTATGTAAATACTGAATAAAATGGTAGTCACATCTTCTCTGAATGGATGTCCTTTCCAATGTGAAATCTTTGATAATGATCTTTTAGCTTTGATAGTGTAATCACCGCTAGTGACTgtattttagttgttttgttttctgtatgtttttacacacaattGCATATCTTATTATATATTCTTTactttgcttctttctctctcacagatAAAAAACCCTTCTTTTGTGAGCACTGTGATTTCCACACTGTCGACGCCTCACTACTCAGGTCTCATGTGCACATGCAGCACCAGGACTTGCTGGGTCCTTACAGCAAACAGAGCACCATTTTGGGCAACGTTAGCCAAAGTGGCTCTAAAGCCTCAATATACATGGACTACCTCAGAAACAGGAGTGTTTTGCTTAGTCAGCCATATTGGAGTCCCTACGGATGTCCGCCTGGACAGGGCTCAGCAgagacaaacattaaaacagaaaagtcaAATGATACGGAGGTCAAAGGGCAGGGACATAAACAGAGCGATGCCAGCAGTCTTCTCAATTTGTCCTCATTACCTGCAAgtaaagtaaatgaaaatgtaaattatcCAGTTAAAACAGAAGGCCTGGTGAGACATCAGTGTCCATACTGCTCACACAATACCAACTACCCAGAGGTGCTGTGGATCCACCAGCGGGTGGCACACAAGGTGGATAACAGCAGCTCCATGGCACCCAAGTGGGCACCCTGTTTGAACAGCTTAAAGAGTGTAAAGGCAGGTTCTTCCCAGTGGAGACGCACAGGTCCTCCACCATTCCTAGAAGGCAAGGACTGCCCAGCTTTACCTGCTCCAAGAACTCAGCGCACACAGCCACCAGGTCTCACAGCCcctagcagcagcagtagtaagCACTCTGCCCCCAAGACCCAATCAGGTGTCCCAAAGTCCAAGCATCAGTCAAAGGACTCACGATCTTCAGATGGGACACATTCTAGTGGAAGAGCGGGACTTCTACCTCAAAAGAAGTCTAGTGAACAGAACCGGGCAGCAGAAGGGGGAAGTAAAGGCTCCAGTGCCCGAGCTACTTCATCAAGTAGTATCGTTCATAGCAAGAGTGTCTCAAGTTTCCAGCCTACCAGCAGCCCCAAACACAGAGGCCACAGAGCTGCGGTGGAGGGAAACTTCCCACAAGAGGGTTTGGGATTTATGTTGGCTCGAAATCATGGCAGCACCTCATCTAACGCAGCTGCAGATAGACTCCATCCCCGCAGGCAGTCATGTGACTCCTCCTCAGGTCCAAAGGGTCCTGATCTTTGGGCCGCCATGAATATGTGGGGGCATAAAGCATATTTGGAACCACTCCTTTTTGCTCAGGGAAAGAGTGAGTCAACAGGAGAAATGCCAATGGACATTGATATTTTGAGTCTCCTGAAAAACTACAGTCCCCATGAATTGGCTGCTCTCTACCAGCACTGGGGGTTTGTTGACCCCAGGCTCGATCCACAAGGTaagagatgttttattttttttacttttgtcagAGAACTTCATAGTTGAAGATGGAGGCCATCACTGATTTAAATGGACTCAAACATGTAAACTACACAAGAAGAGTTACtataaaaaaggttttgatATATTGGTCTTCATGTGCCTTGGCTTTTAGTAAGCCTATAAACCTCAGAATTAGGTATTTATGATTAaatgctctttctttcttctgtttttacagGAATGTTGCAATTAAATGGAAATTTTGGAAATGAAGTCCATTCCTCCTCTGAAGCTTCCAAACAGGTACATGTTTTCTTTGCAGCAGCCACTGATACTGTATGTAGGTTTGGAGAGATTAGTGACTttcaccactactactaccaccaacTCTTGACAAATGAATCAacaaaaattattaaatttTAACCAATTAAATGCATAA from Scomber scombrus chromosome 16, fScoSco1.1, whole genome shotgun sequence includes the following:
- the LOC133996989 gene encoding zinc finger protein 516-like, with the protein product METEEKEDVSQKRTAVVKAEAEEDVTSGHTCGVCGRSFPLLSSLSQHMRRHTREKPYKCPYCEHRTAQKGSLKAHIRSHKLGLFSHQIGDKEGDGEQGQKDTAVINTPDKGHTVNGKVKKKGAKKKVKAKDVSGDGGADAGPFTCTICSQVFPQVLLLKSHMKRHRNAQDHGCRICGRRFRQAWFLQSHMRIHRVKAQLRGGKSNDLPATINGVPQDPASLTNEECLYELCAGCGNFFYDRKTLRIHEQLHKLNQSRSLIQNPLQEDLKASDSHTAKSQFLESLNLTCAGPKETPEENSLGRRIPELDPVCSYQAWQLATRGRLVEATEKCLGWEERLADAEVAYDMEKGEYVPLKQEKKRKQIDTSISSVKKKKGDIGFDQTSNSLAHTKGGDKKIIQKDRILLNGLGHAFYEALQSKKVKDVSFSPKQTSTIRNQDYEDKKPFFCEHCDFHTVDASLLRSHVHMQHQDLLGPYSKQSTILGNVSQSGSKASIYMDYLRNRSVLLSQPYWSPYGCPPGQGSAETNIKTEKSNDTEVKGQGHKQSDASSLLNLSSLPASKVNENVNYPVKTEGLVRHQCPYCSHNTNYPEVLWIHQRVAHKVDNSSSMAPKWAPCLNSLKSVKAGSSQWRRTGPPPFLEGKDCPALPAPRTQRTQPPGLTAPSSSSSKHSAPKTQSGVPKSKHQSKDSRSSDGTHSSGRAGLLPQKKSSEQNRAAEGGSKGSSARATSSSSIVHSKSVSSFQPTSSPKHRGHRAAVEGNFPQEGLGFMLARNHGSTSSNAAADRLHPRRQSCDSSSGPKGPDLWAAMNMWGHKAYLEPLLFAQGKSESTGEMPMDIDILSLLKNYSPHELAALYQHWGFVDPRLDPQGMLQLNGNFGNEVHSSSEASKQVNSRSTSSSGSLHKGT